In Magnolia sinica isolate HGM2019 chromosome 16, MsV1, whole genome shotgun sequence, the genomic window CTTTGGCTTCCTTTCTTTCATTCTCACCTACTCAAGCTTCCAaacttcaaaattttcattttccctctctcCAATCCTTCCTTTATTCTCATATTCCCTTCATTTCCTTCATTCCATACACACCTCCACCACCTTCATCAAAATCCATCTTCTATCTCCTTCATTTTCCCCTTTAAGTGCACAAAACCGTATTGGTGTCACATACATCTCCAaatccaacaacccatcctatccccCATTGTTATttcactcaaatggctcttttcgagcttgtggcaatgattttctccatttccatgcttctttctcttatggggaagaagagggcttccacgggtgaagctgggcctagctgccctactcgttcaaggaggcaaACAGGCGCCACAGAAAGTACAAGcatcgatcgagagataaggacaaagcgggaccttgatccccaAGCTCCCTTCGAGAGAGCTCTACTGGCGGATCTGTCCCATGGAAGATTCGAGGGCCATAGCGTCTTCTTTGAAGCCCATGTGGACAGAGTCTCTTTAGGGAATATCTAGTGATGGATCACTTAGTAgatgccgggtggggtcccatatttgaggacaAGTCTCGTgcaaatgtgggcactgtccgagccttttaTACCCATATTCGAGAGTcaacgctggagcctttgcaattCAAAATCCTCGTGGGAAGGCGAGAAGCCACGGTTGACGTGGGCTTAATAGCGCGACTCCTGGGAATGCCACTTGGCGAAGTCAatgctagtgagaagagtctTAAGAGTACACGTGAAAGGGATCACTGCACGTGATTCCTTTATGGCCAACTgtcccactggaatccaaacaatagcctcctaatatccaatatgaccgacgacttctgcctgctccaccacatcttcacgtacaacgtatACCCCAGGTGGAAcaatcgcagtgagtgtacgcgcctgatggtagactttctgtaccaagcggggcagggagagaagttatgCGTGCCTATGTatatactactacagatagttcagactgcACGCTCTACTAGGACAGCCATTTCGCTCcccttcggccgacttatatgcaagcttacaCGAGAATTCACCTACAGACTTGGCGCAGAACTTCCtatgccgatccatttcatcaacgacactactctcaacaacatggagattgggccacgacagcgtcaagcccgactcaacgagagtgaggatgagacgaaaAGTGAAGATGAGcggagtgaggaagaagaggaagaagaggaagagaaagagatagGGAAGGAGGAGAGCAagcagaggaagaagaggaggcccaagacactgatgagggctctcctcctactacaCAGGAGCGTGGCAGTGATCAGGCTACTtcagaagcccgcttggctcagcttgaggagggtcaggtcgccctgcgacaggaggttaGAGAGACCTGTGCCAAGCTTGAAGAAAGACAAGGCTTCATGacacagaaattcaagaaggtgactcgcaccttgaaggctctcctgtgttgcatgcaggacaagggtgcccctcctccatcaccagattcggacgacAAATCATGTGTGTGGTCGTCTTTCAGTTTGCTTGTTGTTTGTCTTCTTTTATACTGGCCCTAGTAGGCCTGTTTGGTGGTTGCTATGTTTAGTGTTCAAGAGCTTTGTTAGAtgagcccacatgcatcttctgtcatgttTCATGTATGACTACATCCCATGTAATAtgacaaattttggttaaatgaaatgtatgCAGCTTCTTTCACTATGAAGTGTGTAGAGTTCTTGAGAAATTGAGTGATGTCATGCTAATCTTACACGTATTACACCCTATATTGTGTATAAGGAATGTCACCTAAGGCCAATCGGAGTCCGGCACATCTCACACTTGGCGATTCGATTGACGGggctcctcccctaagcgatagccagatgGACCCCAATTTGGGCCCGACTCACGATACAATGCCGGATTTTCAGCCGGCCACTAGCCCaactaatgggccgacacctgttgcaccaccggttcctgagcagaaccgcgcatctacctcgacgccacatgtacctcagtcggctcctcctactgataggttggagcagatgatgatCTTGATGCAACAGCATCACCAGCAGCAGTAGCAATTTTTGGCCACTATTGCAGGGGTCTTTGCCCAGAGTATGGGTGTGGCTCCACCTGCATCACCTATGTACCCTGCTGGGAACGCGAGTGTCAGCGGCaccttcgagcgattccagcgcttgtggCCTCCCACTTTCgcgggtactcaccgacccgaggaggccgagtattggctcgaccgcatctctaagatgctgaaaccGCTGCAtcgcactgaggcagagcagatGGAGTTGGTCAcccacatgtttgagaaggaggcccgCCTTTGGTGGGATAGCGTTCTTCGGACCATTGTTGTCGGTTACTtatggacgtgggaggccttCGAGACACGCTtcaatgagaagtatttcccccttACGTACCGccatgagaaagagggagagtttcttcgcctccgatAGGAAGGGATGACCGTGTCGGAATATGAGAACAAATTCTCAGAGCTAGCCAGATACGTTCCTTTGATCCTAGTAGATGAGTCGATGAAAATGCGGCATTTTTCAGATGGTCTGGGGTCTGAAATCCGCGCTAAGATGTGTTGTActagcatttccaactatgctgagctagtcaaCATATCTCTACAAGCAGAACAAGATGGAGACAGAGATTCTCAGACATGTATACCAATGGGCCCGATGCCTCAGCCCGAATTATAGTACCGACCAGTCATAGGTAAGAGGCCACCCGTATACTCAACTCCCAGGCTCgtggctccaccgacccagcaAAGGCAAACAAAATGTTGGTGTACATATTGcaacaaagggggacacactgaccccttctgttttaccaagatgaaggacaatgGTATCACGCCGCCTCAGAAGATCGATCGTCAGCCACCACGTGGTATAAtgactccacctctacgatctgcacCACCAGCGCAGCCATATTACTGATCGCCTATACCTCAGAATAGgacacctcaacgacctatggcagtgcaaccaaatcatcctcaacaagcccatgtgcatgcacttgcagctgaaacaCTTGAGTCAGCAACTGCAACGCCTTTGACCTTTGAGGTCACTGCCCAtggtcaaggtacacctgtattcctattaGTAGACATTGAGTCAACTATTTTGATAGTGTCATGCTCTATAGTCAAGTGTTTGGGGTTGAACACTGCCCCTATGGGTGTGTTAAGAGTCCTTATCACGACAGGGACCTTCTCCAA contains:
- the LOC131228818 gene encoding uncharacterized protein LOC131228818; this translates as MDHLVDAGWGPIFEDKSRANVGTVRAFYTHIRESTLEPLQFKILVGRREATVDVGLIARLLGMPLGEVNASEKSLKRVFAQSMGVAPPASPMYPAGNASVSGTFERFQRLWPPTFAEQMELVTHMFEKEARLWWDSVLRTIVVGYLWTWEAFETRFNEKYFPLTYRHEKEGEFLRLR